In Propionimicrobium sp. PCR01-08-3, one DNA window encodes the following:
- the clpB gene encoding ATP-dependent chaperone ClpB, whose translation MDTEKLTTMSRDAVSTALRLALTGGNPSAEPVHLLHALLMVPDNSVSPLLAKIGVDAGQIDQQAEAAIKHLPATSGSSVTQPQLSGAFARVMADAETRAEQMGDQYVATEHLLISLAQVQSEASQILTRAGATAKKLTETFNEARGSKRVTSAESEGGESALDKYSVDLTARAREGKLDPVIGRDAEIRRVVQVLSRRTKNNPVLIGEPGVGKTAVVEGLAQRVVAGDVPDSLKGRRVVSLDLASMVAGAKYRGEFEERLKAVLNEIKDAEGQIITFIDELHTVVGAGASEGSMDASNMLKPMLARGELRMIGATTLDEYREHIEKDPALERRFQQVYVGEPSVEDTVAILRGIRERYEAHHKVRITDSALVAAATLSNRYISNRQLPDKAIDLIDEAASRLRMEIDSSPEEIDQLRRQVDRLTMEQFALGTETDEASKQRLENLNAELADAKEHLRALEAQWDAEKGGLNRVGELKEQIDSLRTDAERYQREGNLEKSAQILYGEIPAIEKEMNEAEQVAGDKKTMVSEDVTSADIAEVVSAWTGIPVGKMLEGESAKLLEMEDRIGKRLIGQRDAVKAVSDAVRRARAGISDPNRPTGSFLFLGPTGVGKTELAKALADFLFDDEQAMVRIDMSEYMEKHSVSRLVGAPPGYIGYEEGGQLTEAVRRRPYSVVLLDEVEKAHPDVFNILLQVLDDGRLTDGQGRTIDFRNVILIMTSNLGSNFLSDTAMSDKAKNEAVMNVVRKTFRPEFLNRLDEIVMFSPLSREDLAHIVDINLDRINHRLAERRITVEVSDAGRRWLANRGYDPVYGARPLRRLLQTTIEDQLARKVLAGEVTDGQSVHFGVQPEADGLQIDSIA comes from the coding sequence ATGGACACTGAGAAACTAACCACCATGAGCCGCGACGCGGTTTCCACCGCGTTACGACTCGCATTGACCGGCGGCAACCCGTCCGCCGAGCCGGTGCACCTGCTGCATGCACTGCTGATGGTGCCCGACAATTCCGTCAGCCCCCTGTTGGCCAAGATCGGCGTGGACGCCGGTCAGATCGACCAGCAGGCCGAGGCTGCAATCAAGCACCTGCCCGCGACCTCGGGCTCGTCTGTTACCCAGCCACAACTGTCGGGCGCATTCGCCCGGGTGATGGCGGACGCCGAGACCCGCGCCGAGCAGATGGGCGACCAGTACGTCGCCACCGAACACCTGCTGATCTCGCTTGCCCAGGTGCAATCCGAAGCAAGCCAGATTCTGACCAGGGCCGGAGCAACCGCCAAAAAGCTGACCGAGACCTTCAACGAGGCGCGCGGCTCCAAGCGCGTCACCAGCGCCGAATCCGAGGGCGGCGAATCCGCGCTCGACAAGTACTCGGTCGACCTGACCGCACGTGCACGTGAGGGCAAACTCGATCCGGTGATCGGGCGTGACGCCGAGATCAGGCGTGTCGTCCAGGTGTTGAGCCGGCGCACCAAGAACAACCCGGTGCTGATCGGTGAACCCGGCGTCGGCAAGACCGCCGTCGTCGAGGGCCTGGCCCAGCGCGTGGTCGCCGGCGATGTTCCCGACTCCTTGAAGGGACGTCGCGTCGTCTCCCTCGACCTGGCTTCGATGGTCGCAGGTGCGAAATACCGTGGCGAGTTCGAGGAGCGGCTGAAGGCCGTCCTGAACGAGATCAAGGACGCTGAAGGCCAGATCATCACCTTCATCGACGAGCTGCACACGGTCGTCGGGGCGGGAGCCTCCGAAGGATCGATGGATGCGTCCAATATGTTGAAGCCGATGCTGGCCCGCGGCGAGCTGCGGATGATCGGCGCTACCACCTTGGACGAATACCGCGAGCACATCGAGAAGGACCCTGCTCTGGAACGCCGTTTCCAGCAGGTCTATGTCGGTGAGCCGAGCGTCGAGGACACGGTTGCGATTCTTCGTGGCATCCGCGAGCGTTATGAGGCGCACCACAAGGTGCGGATCACCGATAGTGCGCTGGTCGCGGCAGCAACCCTGTCGAACCGCTATATCTCGAATCGTCAGCTCCCTGACAAGGCTATCGACCTGATCGACGAGGCGGCGTCCCGGCTGCGGATGGAGATCGATTCGTCCCCCGAAGAGATCGACCAGCTGCGCCGCCAGGTCGACCGGCTGACCATGGAACAGTTCGCGCTGGGCACCGAAACCGACGAGGCGTCCAAGCAGCGTCTGGAGAACCTGAACGCCGAACTTGCCGATGCCAAGGAGCACTTGCGTGCACTGGAGGCCCAATGGGACGCCGAGAAGGGCGGACTGAACCGGGTCGGTGAGCTGAAGGAGCAGATCGACTCGTTGCGTACCGACGCTGAGCGCTACCAGCGTGAGGGCAACCTCGAGAAGTCCGCGCAGATTCTCTATGGCGAGATTCCGGCCATCGAAAAGGAGATGAACGAGGCCGAGCAGGTCGCCGGTGACAAGAAGACCATGGTCTCCGAAGACGTCACCAGTGCCGATATCGCCGAGGTCGTCAGCGCCTGGACCGGTATTCCGGTGGGCAAGATGCTGGAAGGCGAGTCCGCGAAGCTGCTCGAGATGGAGGACCGTATCGGCAAGCGGCTGATCGGCCAGCGCGACGCCGTCAAGGCTGTGTCGGACGCGGTGCGCCGTGCCCGTGCCGGTATCTCGGACCCGAATCGTCCGACCGGATCGTTCCTGTTTCTCGGGCCGACCGGTGTCGGCAAGACGGAGCTGGCCAAGGCGTTGGCCGACTTCCTCTTCGATGACGAGCAGGCCATGGTCCGTATCGACATGAGCGAATACATGGAGAAGCACTCCGTCTCGCGGCTGGTCGGTGCCCCTCCGGGTTACATCGGCTACGAAGAGGGCGGCCAGCTGACCGAAGCGGTGCGGCGTCGTCCCTACTCGGTGGTGCTGCTGGACGAGGTGGAGAAGGCCCATCCGGATGTCTTCAACATCTTGCTGCAGGTGCTCGACGACGGCCGGCTGACCGACGGCCAGGGACGCACGATCGACTTCCGCAACGTGATCTTGATCATGACCTCGAATCTGGGCAGCAACTTCTTGTCCGACACCGCGATGAGCGACAAGGCCAAGAACGAAGCCGTCATGAACGTGGTCCGCAAGACCTTCCGTCCGGAGTTCTTGAACCGGCTGGACGAGATCGTGATGTTCTCGCCGCTGAGCCGCGAAGACCTGGCCCACATCGTCGACATCAACCTCGACCGCATCAACCACCGGCTGGCCGAGCGCCGCATCACCGTCGAGGTGAGCGATGCCGGACGCCGTTGGCTGGCCAATCGTGGCTACGACCCGGTTTACGGTGCTCGTCCGTTGCGCCGGTTGCTGCAGACCACGATCGAGGACCAGCTGGCCCGCAAGGTGCTGGCCGGTGAGGTCACCGATGGGCAGAGCGTGCACTTTGGCGTGCAGCCCGAGGCAGATGGACTGCAGATCGACAGTATCGCCTGA
- a CDS encoding fused MFS/spermidine synthase has translation MSEISFQPDGSGWVLTMDEVAHSWVDPDDPTRLEFAYMVRLADYLDLAAGPGERMWVIHIGGGAMSLPRYVAATRPTSAQIVLEPNVELTAKVREYLPLPPRSGVKVRPLGGREGVTEMPDDYAQAIVVDAFADARVPKSLISTEFFEQCFRVLHADGMLLVNVIDTFPLAWTKRVLAGISQFAGHLALSAELAVLKGRRHGNLVLAASRAELPVDQIVRKAAGADFPYRVMHGAKLVSFIGGAEPFTDADAEPSPVVERGLLHFE, from the coding sequence ATGAGCGAGATTTCGTTCCAGCCGGACGGCTCGGGCTGGGTGCTGACCATGGACGAGGTTGCTCACTCGTGGGTCGATCCCGACGATCCCACCCGGTTGGAGTTCGCCTACATGGTGCGGCTCGCCGACTACCTCGACCTGGCCGCCGGGCCCGGCGAGCGGATGTGGGTGATCCACATCGGTGGCGGGGCGATGAGCCTGCCACGGTATGTGGCCGCCACGCGCCCGACCTCTGCGCAGATCGTGCTGGAACCCAACGTTGAACTCACCGCCAAGGTGCGCGAGTACCTGCCATTGCCGCCGAGATCGGGCGTCAAAGTGCGTCCGCTGGGCGGACGCGAAGGTGTCACCGAGATGCCGGACGACTATGCGCAGGCCATCGTGGTGGACGCGTTTGCGGACGCCCGGGTACCGAAGTCGTTGATCAGCACCGAGTTCTTCGAGCAGTGTTTCCGGGTGCTGCACGCGGACGGGATGCTGTTGGTCAATGTCATCGACACCTTTCCGCTGGCCTGGACGAAACGGGTGCTGGCCGGCATCTCGCAGTTCGCCGGGCATCTCGCATTGAGCGCCGAATTGGCGGTTCTCAAGGGCAGACGGCACGGCAACCTGGTGCTGGCCGCGAGCCGGGCCGAGCTGCCAGTAGACCAGATCGTCCGCAAGGCGGCGGGCGCGGACTTCCCCTATCGGGTGATGCACGGCGCCAAGCTGGTGAGTTTCATCGGTGGCGCGGAGCCCTTCACTGACGCGGACGCCGAGCCGTCGCCTGTGGTGGAGCGTGGCCTGCTGCATTTCGAATGA
- a CDS encoding dihydroxyacetone kinase subunit DhaK, which translates to MFSSPSPEQIHAATVASDDGAGVLYLYGNYGGDIFNFDIAADLASTEGIRTTTVLGRDDILSAPPEKADTRRGVAGLFFAYKTAGAAAEKGCDLDKVTEIAQRTCDATRTMGVGLSPTILPAAGEPTFTLDEGEMEIGIGIHGEPGQFRGPLETADQITDRFLTELEKELDLSQGRQLAVLVNGLGSTPLEELYVIYRRVHQQLTERRAVVRNLFIGEYATSLEMAGASLSICQLDDKLAELMDEPARSPFFQHGSVQLTEGVRTTASHTAATTEDGVDEGIRTVEEPSRLRDIVLAVTAGLPGYSEELRELDAALGDGDLGITVGEGAKAQNAAVAALPDNAAPAEIFKALGTAFSSANPSTYAALLGGGMIAASTAFADDRVGANAFAAAAHTMAEKIMARGGAQVGDKTVVDVIDAIANYLEQTTSSDAKAVAAGAVQVATGVVETQTGQTSQRGRAAWVGERSVGRKDPGSVAFLRLLEEIARVI; encoded by the coding sequence GTGTTCAGCTCTCCCTCGCCCGAGCAGATTCACGCAGCGACGGTAGCCAGCGACGATGGCGCAGGCGTTCTCTATCTCTATGGAAACTACGGCGGAGATATCTTCAATTTCGATATCGCAGCAGACCTGGCATCGACCGAGGGCATTCGTACCACAACGGTATTGGGACGCGACGATATCCTTTCCGCTCCTCCCGAAAAGGCAGATACCCGTCGCGGTGTGGCGGGTCTTTTCTTTGCTTACAAGACGGCCGGGGCGGCCGCCGAAAAGGGATGCGACCTCGACAAGGTGACCGAGATCGCGCAGCGCACCTGTGACGCCACCCGGACGATGGGCGTTGGGCTGTCGCCGACGATTCTGCCCGCGGCGGGAGAACCGACATTCACTCTCGACGAGGGCGAAATGGAGATCGGTATCGGTATTCACGGTGAACCCGGCCAGTTCCGCGGGCCGCTGGAAACCGCCGATCAGATCACCGATAGATTCCTCACGGAGTTGGAGAAGGAACTCGACCTTTCGCAGGGCAGGCAACTGGCCGTGCTCGTCAACGGCTTGGGGTCGACCCCGCTCGAAGAACTGTATGTCATTTACCGCCGGGTGCATCAGCAACTGACCGAACGTAGGGCGGTCGTCCGGAATCTGTTCATCGGCGAATACGCAACCTCACTCGAAATGGCCGGCGCCTCTCTTTCCATCTGCCAATTGGACGACAAACTGGCCGAATTGATGGATGAGCCCGCTCGTTCGCCGTTCTTCCAACACGGCTCGGTGCAGCTGACCGAGGGGGTGCGCACGACCGCCAGCCACACCGCTGCCACTACTGAAGATGGAGTTGACGAGGGGATACGCACCGTCGAGGAGCCCAGCCGGCTGCGCGATATCGTGCTGGCGGTCACCGCCGGGCTGCCGGGCTACTCCGAAGAGCTTCGTGAACTGGACGCTGCCCTCGGCGATGGCGACCTGGGCATCACGGTCGGCGAGGGAGCCAAAGCGCAGAACGCCGCCGTTGCGGCCCTGCCCGACAATGCCGCCCCGGCAGAGATCTTCAAGGCACTCGGCACGGCATTCTCGTCCGCGAACCCGTCGACCTACGCAGCCCTGCTGGGCGGCGGGATGATCGCCGCTTCGACCGCCTTCGCCGATGATCGCGTCGGCGCCAACGCATTCGCTGCCGCCGCGCACACCATGGCCGAGAAGATCATGGCCAGAGGCGGCGCCCAGGTGGGCGACAAGACGGTCGTCGACGTGATCGATGCCATCGCCAACTACCTGGAGCAGACCACCAGCAGCGACGCCAAAGCAGTGGCCGCCGGCGCCGTGCAGGTCGCCACCGGTGTCGTGGAGACCCAGACCGGGCAGACCTCTCAGCGCGGCAGGGCCGCTTGGGTGGGGGAACGTTCCGTCGGCCGCAAGGATCCCGGATCGGTCGCCTTCTTACGACTGCTCGAAGAAATCGCGCGCGTTATCTAG
- a CDS encoding TA system VapC family ribonuclease toxin: MTTPLPPMLLDVNVLLALSWDQHVHHAAAHAHFAKLDEWSTCSVTESGLLRLLLTEAVVGRRVSGAEALEQLRAIRQVPGWKWLPDSTTLADSLIDTRVLMGRRQVTDLHLVGLAAAHATKLATFDAAIRESLIAADRQWVDVWSA; encoded by the coding sequence ATGACGACACCCCTGCCGCCGATGCTGCTTGATGTCAATGTGCTCCTGGCTCTCAGTTGGGATCAGCATGTGCATCACGCTGCGGCTCATGCCCATTTCGCGAAGCTGGATGAGTGGAGTACCTGTTCGGTAACCGAGTCTGGTCTTTTGCGGCTGCTTCTGACCGAAGCAGTTGTCGGCCGAAGGGTCAGCGGAGCGGAGGCGCTGGAGCAGTTGCGTGCGATTCGGCAAGTGCCGGGGTGGAAATGGCTGCCGGATTCGACCACGCTTGCGGATTCCCTTATCGACACCCGGGTATTGATGGGCCGCAGGCAAGTGACCGACCTCCACCTGGTGGGCCTGGCAGCGGCTCACGCCACGAAACTCGCGACCTTCGATGCGGCGATTCGAGAATCGCTGATTGCTGCTGACCGGCAGTGGGTGGACGTCTGGAGTGCCTGA
- a CDS encoding sugar ABC transporter ATP-binding protein, with protein sequence MGAEIDPNARLGDLSTAERQLVAIARAISSDGQIIVMDEPTAALTQDEIDSLLASVRTLAAGGVSFIFISHKLREVVDIADDVSVIRDGKLIATGPASEFDTDKISFLMTGNQVVNVRRTDVAQATGEPTLRVSGLSLGETFQQIDLDLYAGRILGLSGLVGCGKISIGLAIAGLIPTESGTIALHGKRVHSARSRRDIQYLPDDRLTEGLYLDWSIAENVVASSLAETRNPAHLLSTGRQQALAEQWRSKLSIKTPTVEAPVSSLSGGNQQRVLLARALAPRPDVMIFNNPTVGVDVGSRAAIHDLIRTVANEGTAVLLISDEPAELLAVSDDVGFVISGRLTETHAADGLTEERIIDINQSEVAA encoded by the coding sequence TTGGGCGCAGAGATCGACCCAAACGCCCGGCTGGGCGATCTGTCGACCGCCGAACGGCAACTGGTCGCCATCGCCCGGGCCATCTCCAGCGACGGCCAGATCATTGTGATGGACGAGCCGACCGCGGCCCTCACCCAGGACGAGATCGACTCGTTGCTCGCCTCGGTGCGCACCCTCGCCGCCGGTGGGGTCTCTTTCATCTTCATCTCGCACAAACTGCGCGAGGTGGTCGACATCGCCGACGACGTCTCGGTGATCCGCGACGGAAAACTGATCGCGACCGGCCCGGCGTCCGAATTCGACACCGACAAGATCAGCTTCTTGATGACCGGCAACCAGGTCGTCAATGTGCGGCGCACCGATGTGGCGCAGGCTACGGGCGAACCGACGCTGCGGGTGAGCGGACTGAGCCTGGGGGAGACCTTTCAGCAGATCGATCTCGATCTCTACGCCGGGCGCATCCTCGGGCTCTCCGGTCTGGTCGGTTGCGGAAAGATCTCCATCGGGCTGGCGATCGCAGGGCTCATCCCCACCGAGTCCGGCACCATCGCGCTGCATGGCAAGCGGGTTCATTCGGCGCGCAGCCGCCGCGACATTCAGTACCTGCCCGACGACCGGCTGACCGAGGGGCTCTACCTCGACTGGTCGATAGCCGAGAACGTGGTGGCCTCCAGCCTTGCCGAAACCCGCAACCCGGCGCACCTGCTCAGCACCGGCAGGCAGCAGGCCCTGGCCGAGCAATGGCGGTCGAAGCTTTCCATCAAGACCCCGACCGTCGAAGCCCCGGTCTCGTCATTGTCCGGCGGCAATCAACAGCGCGTGCTGCTGGCCAGGGCGCTTGCCCCGCGCCCCGACGTGATGATCTTCAACAACCCGACGGTCGGTGTCGATGTCGGCTCGCGGGCCGCGATCCACGACCTCATCAGGACGGTGGCGAACGAGGGCACGGCAGTCCTGCTGATCTCGGACGAGCCGGCCGAACTGCTCGCCGTCAGCGACGATGTCGGATTCGTGATTTCTGGACGATTGACCGAAACCCACGCGGCCGACGGCCTCACCGAGGAGCGCATCATCGACATCAACCAGAGCGAGGTGGCCGCATGA
- a CDS encoding ABC transporter permease yields the protein MIGRLFAHREALLGVVLVVIMVLFGVANPSFFSAAHLFGVARSAVVLGIMALGVMTVLVTNGIDISVPAIEVVSMYLTTVTLNAINFQGTVLLAIAVGCLIGAVLGLVNGILVAWLRLPAMIVTIGTLTLYRGGLLAFVGTERIRVLPAQMSEFGQLSLFSVNSGGRIASLSVTVLIWALLAVGLALLLKRTWWGRYLYAIGDNEEAAERLGVKINRTRISAFVLSGLLAGLGGIFYASMNRAADPSTLIGFEMSVLAAVVLGGANVTGGRGTVTGTVLGVLLITVVGNSLVLVGIPSAWQQVFVGGFLLIGVVMPAFRDRRERIKRGKVVDD from the coding sequence ATGATCGGGCGCCTGTTCGCACACCGCGAGGCTCTGCTGGGCGTGGTGCTGGTGGTGATCATGGTGCTCTTCGGCGTCGCGAACCCCAGCTTCTTCTCGGCGGCCCATCTATTCGGTGTGGCCAGAAGTGCCGTGGTGCTGGGCATCATGGCCCTCGGCGTGATGACGGTGCTGGTCACCAACGGCATCGATATTTCGGTGCCCGCGATCGAGGTGGTCTCCATGTATCTGACCACCGTGACCCTGAACGCCATCAACTTTCAGGGCACCGTGTTGCTGGCGATCGCCGTCGGCTGTTTGATCGGTGCCGTGCTCGGCCTGGTCAACGGCATATTGGTGGCCTGGCTGAGGCTGCCCGCGATGATCGTGACCATCGGCACACTGACCCTCTACCGGGGTGGTCTGCTCGCCTTCGTCGGCACCGAGCGCATCCGCGTGCTGCCGGCTCAGATGTCCGAATTCGGCCAGCTATCGCTGTTCTCGGTCAACTCCGGCGGCCGCATCGCCTCGTTGAGCGTCACCGTGCTGATCTGGGCGCTATTGGCGGTCGGGCTCGCGCTGCTGCTGAAACGCACCTGGTGGGGCCGATATCTCTATGCGATCGGTGACAACGAGGAGGCCGCCGAACGGCTGGGCGTCAAGATCAACCGGACGAGGATCTCGGCCTTCGTGCTGTCCGGCCTGCTGGCGGGCCTGGGCGGCATCTTCTATGCGTCCATGAACCGGGCGGCCGATCCGTCCACCTTGATCGGCTTCGAGATGTCGGTGCTCGCCGCAGTCGTGTTGGGCGGCGCGAACGTGACCGGTGGCAGGGGCACGGTGACGGGCACGGTGCTGGGCGTTCTGCTGATCACCGTTGTCGGCAATTCGCTGGTGCTGGTCGGGATACCTTCGGCCTGGCAGCAGGTCTTCGTCGGTGGCTTCTTGCTGATCGGCGTCGTGATGCCGGCCTTCCGCGATCGAAGAGAGCGGATCAAGCGCGGAAAGGTGGTGGACGACTGA
- a CDS encoding substrate-binding domain-containing protein yields MSIEFNRRQFMYIGAGVAAMGALSACGTTGGSTEASGSGGGDAAGAMVTVPKLTGIAWFNRMEEGVKQYASDTGNNAYYQGSSQADANAQVKVIQDLIASNVSALLVCPFQPDAVEQVLRQAMEAGIIVITHEAPGIDNADYDIEAFQNEDYGINLMKELASRMNETGEYIQMVGSLSSTTHMEWVEAAEKYQLDNYPNMTRVGDRIETSDDSQQAYQKMQEALSAFPNLAGVQGSASTDVVGVGQAVEEAGLQDTIVVCGTSTPKDTKDLLASGAIDLIQFWDPGQAAYAQNEVAKIMLDGGTVDESMKLDAEGYATITIEDKVIYGENAWINVTKDNADEYDF; encoded by the coding sequence ATGTCAATCGAATTCAATCGTCGTCAATTCATGTATATCGGTGCCGGCGTGGCCGCCATGGGTGCACTGTCGGCCTGCGGGACGACCGGGGGATCCACCGAAGCGAGCGGGTCCGGCGGCGGCGATGCCGCCGGGGCGATGGTCACGGTGCCGAAGCTCACCGGCATCGCCTGGTTCAACCGGATGGAGGAGGGCGTCAAGCAATATGCCTCCGACACCGGCAACAACGCCTACTATCAGGGTTCGAGCCAGGCCGACGCCAACGCCCAGGTCAAGGTGATCCAAGACCTGATCGCCTCGAACGTCTCCGCATTGCTGGTCTGCCCCTTCCAGCCGGACGCCGTGGAGCAGGTGCTGCGGCAGGCGATGGAGGCGGGCATCATCGTCATCACCCACGAGGCGCCGGGTATCGACAATGCCGATTACGACATCGAAGCCTTCCAGAATGAGGATTACGGCATCAATTTGATGAAGGAACTCGCCTCCCGGATGAATGAGACCGGCGAATACATTCAAATGGTCGGATCACTATCGTCCACCACCCATATGGAATGGGTGGAAGCCGCCGAAAAGTACCAGCTGGATAATTATCCGAATATGACCAGGGTGGGCGATCGGATCGAGACGTCAGACGACTCCCAGCAGGCCTATCAGAAGATGCAGGAGGCGCTATCCGCGTTCCCGAACCTGGCAGGTGTGCAAGGTTCTGCGTCCACCGATGTCGTGGGTGTCGGCCAGGCCGTCGAGGAGGCCGGGCTGCAGGACACGATCGTGGTCTGCGGCACCTCGACCCCGAAGGACACCAAAGATCTGCTGGCCAGCGGCGCGATCGATCTCATCCAGTTCTGGGATCCCGGGCAGGCCGCCTACGCCCAGAACGAGGTCGCCAAGATCATGCTGGACGGCGGCACGGTTGACGAATCCATGAAGCTGGACGCCGAGGGATACGCCACGATCACCATCGAGGACAAGGTCATTTACGGCGAGAACGCCTGGATCAACGTCACCAAAGACAATGCCGACGAGTATGACTTCTGA
- a CDS encoding type II toxin-antitoxin system RelE/ParE family toxin, whose amino-acid sequence MRWHLSIHPDVWIDIDKALSYYAEIDRDLVRRWRKEFNDGVKLAQHYPYIGPEGVAESRRLKLPSFPYMVYYLAETGVIEVVAVIHVKQDPARTTKMITDRSRA is encoded by the coding sequence GTGAGATGGCACCTTAGTATTCATCCAGATGTCTGGATCGACATAGATAAGGCGCTTTCCTACTACGCCGAGATCGACCGCGACCTCGTGCGCCGCTGGCGCAAGGAATTCAATGATGGTGTCAAGCTCGCACAACACTACCCGTATATTGGGCCAGAAGGGGTCGCAGAGTCGCGGCGACTGAAACTGCCCAGCTTCCCGTACATGGTCTATTACCTTGCCGAAACCGGGGTCATTGAGGTGGTGGCGGTTATTCATGTCAAGCAAGATCCGGCAAGGACGACGAAGATGATCACTGACCGGTCCCGGGCATAG
- a CDS encoding transporter substrate-binding domain-containing protein, whose amino-acid sequence MKRPLALAATVFSAAALVLSGCGSDSLSTDGSSGPAASDAEIPAVEASQELHDSLPDAIQEAGVIQVGAEATYKPNEYLDGTEIKGMNPELFDAVAARLGVENNWNMAAFDSILAGVQAGKYDVGSSSFTITNERMETLTFVEYLNVGSQWATLTGNPGDFDPAAPCGKTVAYQTGTTQEVEIKELQETTCASDPMAELAYTGQDEVNNALMIGKADAMTADYPIVQNAIQAAEGEMEALGEQYGAAPYGFTMAKDNLQLAEAIAQALDDLKASGVYDAILDKYGVADAAVEQFPINPELA is encoded by the coding sequence ATGAAACGCCCACTTGCCCTGGCCGCTACCGTATTCTCTGCGGCGGCCCTTGTCCTGAGTGGGTGTGGATCCGACTCGCTGAGCACCGACGGATCGTCCGGTCCGGCAGCATCCGATGCCGAGATTCCCGCCGTCGAGGCCTCCCAAGAGCTGCACGACTCGCTGCCCGATGCCATCCAAGAAGCGGGCGTCATCCAGGTGGGGGCCGAGGCCACCTACAAGCCCAATGAATACCTCGACGGCACCGAGATCAAGGGCATGAACCCCGAGCTTTTCGACGCCGTGGCCGCGCGCCTGGGCGTCGAAAACAACTGGAATATGGCGGCCTTCGATTCGATTCTCGCCGGTGTGCAGGCGGGTAAATACGACGTGGGCAGCTCGTCTTTCACCATCACCAATGAGCGCATGGAGACTCTGACATTCGTCGAGTATTTGAATGTCGGCTCGCAGTGGGCCACCTTGACCGGCAACCCCGGTGATTTCGATCCGGCCGCTCCCTGCGGAAAGACCGTCGCCTACCAGACCGGCACCACCCAGGAAGTGGAGATCAAGGAACTGCAAGAAACAACGTGCGCGTCCGACCCGATGGCCGAGCTCGCCTACACCGGTCAGGATGAGGTCAACAATGCGCTGATGATCGGCAAGGCGGACGCGATGACCGCCGACTACCCGATCGTCCAGAACGCCATTCAGGCAGCCGAGGGCGAGATGGAGGCCCTGGGCGAGCAATACGGTGCGGCGCCCTACGGATTCACCATGGCCAAGGACAATCTGCAGTTGGCCGAGGCCATCGCGCAGGCGCTGGACGACCTGAAGGCCTCCGGCGTGTACGACGCCATCCTCGACAAGTACGGCGTCGCCGACGCCGCAGTGGAGCAATTCCCGATCAATCCCGAGTTGGCCTGA
- a CDS encoding addiction module protein: MVSQTVQVAVDALTYAERVDLLEYLKISTAAQEESITDSQAQLVSRRAAEIRADSALGISLEELNRRLDEKWQ, from the coding sequence ATGGTTAGCCAGACAGTTCAGGTTGCGGTGGACGCCCTGACATACGCCGAACGGGTTGATCTGCTTGAGTACCTGAAGATTTCGACGGCGGCTCAAGAAGAATCGATCACCGATTCGCAAGCTCAACTCGTAAGTCGGCGTGCGGCCGAGATACGTGCTGATTCTGCCCTCGGTATCTCGTTGGAGGAGCTGAATCGGCGACTGGATGAAAAGTGGCAGTGA
- a CDS encoding ATP-binding cassette domain-containing protein, translating into MTSDEDPDGDQVAPAADLAAGTGGSPVGVAPETAAGDVPAVECRKISKAFGSVQALDGVDLVLRRGTVHALVGENGSGKSTLTKIIAGAHAPDSGQIIIGGTEIEAITPRDAIAHGVRVIYQDLALFPNMTVAENIAFEGGARPFGKAPGKQAVASAAAALPGWAQRSTQTPGWAICRPPNGNWSPSPGPSPATARSL; encoded by the coding sequence ATGACTTCTGACGAAGATCCGGACGGGGACCAGGTGGCTCCGGCCGCCGATCTGGCGGCCGGAACGGGTGGTTCCCCTGTCGGCGTTGCCCCGGAGACGGCAGCCGGGGATGTTCCCGCTGTCGAATGCCGAAAGATCTCCAAGGCATTCGGCAGCGTCCAGGCCCTGGACGGCGTCGATCTGGTGCTGCGCCGGGGCACCGTGCACGCACTGGTCGGCGAGAACGGCTCCGGCAAGTCCACCCTGACGAAGATCATCGCCGGTGCCCACGCGCCCGACTCCGGCCAGATCATCATCGGCGGCACCGAGATCGAGGCCATCACTCCACGTGACGCGATCGCTCACGGGGTGCGGGTGATCTACCAGGATCTGGCGCTGTTCCCGAATATGACAGTGGCCGAGAACATCGCGTTCGAAGGCGGCGCCCGTCCGTTCGGCAAGGCCCCCGGCAAGCAGGCTGTCGCGTCCGCGGCAGCTGCGCTGCCCGGTTGGGCGCAGAGATCGACCCAAACGCCCGGCTGGGCGATCTGTCGACCGCCGAACGGCAACTGGTCGCCATCGCCCGGGCCATCTCCAGCGACGGCCAGATCATTGTGA